Genomic DNA from Bacterioplanes sanyensis:
CTGTGATTCATCGCCTTATCATATGTTAAGGCGGGCCTTTGGGGTGCTGGCCATACTCATCGCCACTGGCGCACAGATTTCAGGCGCTGCAGCATTCAGGAGAGGCATGATGAGTTACCGCGCACCGCTTGACGATATGGCATTTCTGGCCCGTTCACTGCCAGATGCCGACGCCATTCAAATGATCACCGACCAAGCGGCAAAAATGGCCGAACAATCCTGGTTAGCGACCAATGCCAGTGCCGATGCGGAAGGCTGCCACTGGCATGACGGCAAAGTCAGCTTGCCTGCGGATATGCGCCAAGCGTTTCGCCATTACGCCGACGGTGGCTGGATGGGACTGACCATGCCGGAACGTTGGGGCGGACAACAACAAAGCGAGGTGTTGGGTGGATTTGTTGGCGAAATGCTGACCTCCAGCAATCATGCCTTATCCATGTTGCCAGCGCTCACCATGTCGGCCTGCCGCGCGATTATTCACCACGCCAGCGATAGCCTTAAAGATGAGTATTTACCACCGATCATTGCAGGGCGCTGGAGCGCCACCATGTGCATGACTGAAGCGCATTGTGGCAGTGACTTGGGCTTAGTGCGCTGCAAAGCTATTCCAGAAGGGCAAAGCTATCGATTGAGCGGACAGAAAATATTTATTTCTTACGGCCAGCACGATGCCAGCGACAATATTATTCATTTGGTGCTGGCACGACTGCCAGACGCACCGGAAGGTATTAAAGGGCTGTCATTATTCTTGGTACCCGCACAGCTTAGCGACGGCCACGACAATAATGTGCACTGCATCGGTATTGAAGAAAAAATGGGCATTCACGCCAGCCCAACTTGCACATTGAGTTTTGAAAACGCCACTGGTTTTTTAGTCGGCGAAGCACACGCCGGCATTAAAGCCATGTTCACCATGATGAATGAAATGCGCTTGGGCACTGGCTTGCAAGGCGTTGGCCTTAGTGAGCACAGTTATCAAGCCAGCCTGAGCTACGCCCAACAACGCCTGCAAATGCGTAGTTTATCTGGCATTAAAAACCCCGATGGTATTGCCGATGCCATTATTGAACACCCCGATGTGCGGCGCATGCTGCTGACACAAAAAGCCTTTGCCGACGGCGGCCGTGCATTGGCTTGCTACTGCGCTCAGTTGTTGGATGCCAGCAAACACCAGGACGATGATGACACCATCAAACTGCTGGAACTGCTGACCCCCATAGCCAAAGGCTTTTGTACCGAAGTCGGGCTGGAAAGTGCCAGCAACGCTGTGCAAATCTTTGGTGGCCACGGCTATATCAAAGACAACGGCGTCGAGCAGCTGTATCGCGATGGCCGTATTGCCACCTTGTACGAGGGTACAACGGGCATTCAAGCACTGG
This window encodes:
- a CDS encoding acyl-CoA dehydrogenase C-terminal domain-containing protein, with amino-acid sequence MMSYRAPLDDMAFLARSLPDADAIQMITDQAAKMAEQSWLATNASADAEGCHWHDGKVSLPADMRQAFRHYADGGWMGLTMPERWGGQQQSEVLGGFVGEMLTSSNHALSMLPALTMSACRAIIHHASDSLKDEYLPPIIAGRWSATMCMTEAHCGSDLGLVRCKAIPEGQSYRLSGQKIFISYGQHDASDNIIHLVLARLPDAPEGIKGLSLFLVPAQLSDGHDNNVHCIGIEEKMGIHASPTCTLSFENATGFLVGEAHAGIKAMFTMMNEMRLGTGLQGVGLSEHSYQASLSYAQQRLQMRSLSGIKNPDGIADAIIEHPDVRRMLLTQKAFADGGRALACYCAQLLDASKHQDDDDTIKLLELLTPIAKGFCTEVGLESASNAVQIFGGHGYIKDNGVEQLYRDGRIATLYEGTTGIQALDLLGRKVLGNQGASLRLFTKQIHLLCKQNAEHPRLAELVKRLQPYAKEWPDISMKIGMKALQNHDEAGAASVDFLMYSGYVVLGYFHLKMALEADELQHTSVASNEAHTFTSDFLQNKVRLADFYLRRLLPRSTAHKQAMLEGVDSLAPAW